A window of the Bradyrhizobium ottawaense genome harbors these coding sequences:
- a CDS encoding FadR/GntR family transcriptional regulator — protein MFSPAKPRRTFEEIINQIKTNIEEGRLQRGDKLPTERALAAQFQVSRNTVREALRTLEISGFVTLKRGPTGGAFVAASDPRILNSQLTSALRLTDFSVADLTQAMRAITAMLLDAAMPTLGEPDLQAMEANIKAAEAVIDDPQKRSAILIQFYRQLAEASENKILVSIADSFVDLLQQWVVRLGSLSGNRVIRSRRAIVKHLRAGDAKAAHKELETYLKELHELWLRGENTGTASPAKPPRKRRGGLALKPVA, from the coding sequence ATGTTCAGTCCGGCGAAGCCCCGGCGGACGTTTGAAGAGATCATCAATCAGATCAAAACCAACATTGAGGAAGGCCGCCTGCAACGCGGCGACAAGTTGCCGACCGAGCGCGCGCTCGCCGCGCAATTCCAGGTCAGCCGAAATACCGTGCGCGAAGCGCTGCGGACGCTCGAAATAAGCGGCTTCGTCACGTTGAAGCGGGGACCGACCGGCGGCGCGTTCGTCGCGGCCAGCGATCCAAGGATTCTCAACAGTCAATTGACGAGCGCGCTTCGGCTGACGGATTTCTCCGTCGCCGATCTGACGCAAGCAATGCGCGCCATCACAGCCATGCTTCTGGATGCCGCGATGCCCACTTTAGGCGAGCCCGATCTGCAGGCCATGGAAGCCAATATCAAGGCAGCAGAGGCAGTCATCGACGATCCCCAGAAGCGCTCCGCCATCCTTATTCAGTTCTATCGCCAGCTCGCGGAGGCAAGCGAGAACAAGATCCTCGTCTCGATCGCCGATTCCTTCGTGGATCTCCTGCAACAATGGGTGGTCAGGCTCGGTTCGTTGAGCGGCAACCGGGTGATCCGGTCCCGGCGGGCCATCGTCAAGCATCTTCGGGCCGGCGATGCCAAGGCCGCTCACAAGGAGCTGGAGACCTATCTGAAGGAACTCCATGAACTCTGGCTCCGCGGTGAAAACACCGGAACAGCCTCCCCTGCCAAACCGCCCCGGAAGAGGCGGGGCGGTTTGGCGCTCAAACCGGTAGCCTGA
- a CDS encoding LysR substrate-binding domain-containing protein, whose translation MARTRKTRSPVPLDEKGGRADVYEHTPRIELRQLRYFLAVAEHLNFTRAAEQMGIAQPPLSQHILALERQLNVQLFVRSRRNVALTPEGEALVSFARRLNNTTQMAAQVVQAIARGEDGPLALGAIFSSIYAVIPRILPPFMQKYPKVKLHLQEMTISQQISALKEHRIDAGILRGPINERELEAVTLFQEPFVAVVPSSHEFCREKTLTLAQIANQPLISVYPTANRDFSRRMFGALLDKGHKLNIVQEVSDTHTLLGLVAAGVGVSLVPASLQTLQIAQVRYIPLREKTPITTLQLVYNKENSSAVLGNFVHMVESMASELGATLGTGKPSDQR comes from the coding sequence TTGGCACGCACCCGAAAGACCCGCAGTCCCGTGCCTCTGGATGAGAAGGGCGGACGCGCCGACGTCTACGAGCACACGCCGCGGATCGAACTTCGACAGTTGCGATATTTCCTGGCTGTCGCCGAACACCTCAATTTCACCCGCGCCGCGGAACAGATGGGAATTGCCCAGCCTCCGCTCAGTCAGCATATTTTGGCGCTCGAACGCCAATTGAACGTTCAGCTCTTCGTGCGGTCGCGGCGCAACGTCGCGCTGACACCAGAGGGCGAAGCGCTCGTAAGCTTTGCCCGCCGTCTGAACAATACCACCCAAATGGCAGCGCAAGTCGTTCAGGCGATCGCGCGCGGTGAGGACGGGCCGCTCGCATTGGGAGCGATCTTCTCGTCGATCTACGCGGTGATTCCGCGCATCCTCCCGCCGTTCATGCAAAAATATCCCAAGGTCAAGCTGCATCTTCAGGAGATGACCATTTCGCAGCAGATCTCCGCCCTGAAGGAGCACCGTATCGATGCTGGCATCCTTCGCGGTCCGATCAACGAGCGGGAACTCGAAGCGGTGACATTGTTTCAGGAGCCTTTCGTCGCCGTGGTGCCGAGTAGCCACGAGTTCTGTCGGGAAAAAACCCTGACGCTTGCCCAGATCGCGAACCAGCCTCTTATTAGCGTTTATCCGACCGCGAACAGGGATTTCAGCCGGCGCATGTTCGGAGCCCTACTCGACAAGGGACACAAGCTCAACATCGTGCAGGAGGTGTCGGACACGCACACCCTCCTCGGACTGGTTGCCGCAGGAGTAGGTGTTTCGTTGGTGCCCGCGTCGCTGCAGACTCTGCAAATCGCCCAGGTCAGATACATTCCACTGCGCGAGAAGACCCCGATTACAACGCTTCAACTCGTCTACAACAAAGAGAATTCGTCGGCCGTGTTGGGCAATTTCGTCCACATGGTCGAGAGCATGGCGTCGGAACTTGGAGCTACGCTAGGCACCGGCAAACCGTCGGATCAGCGCTAG
- a CDS encoding ABC transporter substrate-binding protein, whose amino-acid sequence MQSGFRIVQTLAVSIGLAATVLPSAHAQEPPIRIGYLTDVGGPSSSNDGTAGVDAARMAIEDFGGTVLGRRIELLVGDHQGKVDIGAGITRRWLEVDGVEAVMDMNNSAIALAANNLVLAKNKILLATAAASDSLTGKDCSPNLVQWLPDTYSNSRTIASLLTKNGLDTWFFISVDYALGHALVNSASQAIAENGGKVLGTVKHPLGTSDFASLLLQAQASNAKVLAIASPGADMANLVKQTHEFGLKMKTAVFLLYIMEVHSLGLADTAGIEFVDTFYWDLDDKTRAWSKRFFDRNGKMPTAPQVNAYEGLYHYLKAIKAAGTMDTQAIMKTMKELKIEDPTGASGYIREDGRVIRDMHLFEVKSPKESKYPWDYFKKVGTLSGDQAYRSLADGKCSFVTKNN is encoded by the coding sequence TTGCAGAGCGGATTTCGTATCGTCCAAACTTTGGCAGTCTCGATTGGCCTCGCTGCCACCGTGCTGCCTTCGGCGCATGCACAGGAGCCCCCGATACGGATCGGTTATCTGACGGATGTCGGCGGTCCGAGTTCGAGCAACGACGGCACCGCCGGTGTCGACGCCGCGCGCATGGCGATTGAAGATTTTGGCGGAACGGTTCTGGGGCGACGTATCGAACTCCTGGTCGGGGATCACCAAGGCAAGGTCGACATTGGTGCTGGCATCACGAGACGATGGCTCGAGGTCGATGGTGTCGAGGCGGTTATGGACATGAATAATTCAGCGATCGCGCTCGCCGCCAATAATCTGGTCCTGGCCAAAAACAAGATACTGCTTGCCACGGCCGCCGCATCCGACAGCCTCACTGGCAAGGATTGCTCACCTAACCTCGTGCAATGGTTACCCGATACCTATTCGAACTCGCGCACCATCGCCTCCTTACTGACGAAGAACGGCCTCGACACGTGGTTCTTCATCAGCGTCGACTATGCCCTTGGGCACGCGTTGGTGAATTCAGCAAGCCAAGCCATTGCTGAAAATGGCGGCAAGGTGCTCGGCACGGTGAAGCATCCGCTTGGAACATCGGATTTTGCCTCGTTGCTTTTGCAGGCCCAGGCATCCAACGCGAAGGTGTTAGCCATCGCGAGTCCCGGCGCCGATATGGCCAACCTGGTCAAGCAGACCCACGAATTCGGGCTCAAGATGAAGACGGCCGTCTTCCTGCTCTACATCATGGAAGTCCACAGTCTTGGTCTGGCCGATACCGCAGGTATCGAGTTCGTCGATACGTTCTACTGGGATCTGGACGACAAGACGCGGGCGTGGTCGAAGCGCTTCTTCGATCGCAACGGCAAGATGCCGACGGCGCCGCAAGTGAATGCGTATGAGGGCCTCTACCATTATCTGAAGGCGATCAAGGCCGCGGGAACAATGGACACGCAGGCTATCATGAAGACGATGAAAGAGCTCAAGATCGAGGATCCAACCGGCGCTTCAGGTTACATTCGCGAGGATGGCCGCGTGATCCGCGACATGCATCTCTTCGAAGTGAAGTCGCCCAAGGAATCGAAGTATCCTTGGGATTACTTCAAGAAAGTCGGAACACTTTCCGGCGATCAGGCATATCGCTCGCTTGCTGACGGAAAGTGCTCGTTCGTGACGAAGAACAACTAA
- a CDS encoding MBL fold metallo-hydrolase, which produces MMHHSIGEASITQVIEQRGTSFAPGILFPDWDPAILQQYRALMVPACFNEQEGRLISSIHAWVLRTRHHTILIDSCAGNHKNRPGAPRFHQLDLPFLKGLAAAGVSPESVDYVMCTHLHVDHCGWNTRLVDGRWVPTFPNAKYLFPRDEYEHWRGPAGKQGVNAGVYEDSVLPVVASGQAEIVDGEGAVGDGLMFHPTPGHTVGHVAIKLLSGADQAVFSGDIMHQPLQVFRPDWNSAFCEDPANARASRRWLLEHAADTGSTVFTAHFASSSAGRVTRRGDRFDWSFV; this is translated from the coding sequence ATGATGCATCATTCGATCGGCGAAGCATCGATAACTCAAGTCATCGAGCAGCGTGGCACGAGTTTCGCGCCTGGGATTCTGTTCCCGGATTGGGATCCTGCGATTCTGCAGCAGTATCGGGCGCTGATGGTGCCGGCGTGCTTCAATGAGCAGGAGGGGCGCCTGATCTCGAGTATTCACGCGTGGGTGTTGCGCACCCGACACCATACGATTCTGATCGACAGTTGTGCCGGCAATCACAAGAACAGACCCGGTGCCCCGCGCTTTCATCAACTCGATCTCCCGTTTCTTAAGGGGTTGGCGGCAGCCGGAGTTTCACCAGAGTCCGTGGACTACGTGATGTGCACACATCTTCACGTCGACCATTGTGGATGGAATACGAGGTTGGTCGACGGCCGCTGGGTGCCGACGTTTCCCAATGCGAAATATCTGTTCCCGAGAGATGAATATGAGCATTGGCGAGGTCCCGCGGGGAAGCAGGGTGTCAACGCCGGCGTCTATGAGGACAGTGTTCTGCCGGTGGTCGCGAGCGGGCAGGCGGAAATCGTCGACGGGGAGGGCGCGGTGGGAGATGGTCTTATGTTTCATCCGACGCCGGGACACACGGTTGGTCACGTCGCCATAAAGCTTTTAAGCGGTGCAGACCAGGCCGTCTTCAGCGGAGACATTATGCATCAGCCGTTGCAGGTGTTTCGTCCCGACTGGAACAGCGCGTTTTGCGAGGATCCGGCGAACGCGCGAGCTTCGCGGCGGTGGTTGCTCGAGCACGCGGCGGACACCGGGTCGACGGTATTTACCGCGCATTTTGCGAGCAGTTCAGCTGGCCGCGTGACGCGTCGTGGCGATCGCTTTGACTGGTCCTTCGTCTGA
- a CDS encoding NAD(P)-dependent alcohol dehydrogenase, whose amino-acid sequence MKIQAAVLRESSRPLVIEELDLDEVRSDEVRVKIAFCGVCHTDVACRDAVIPLKLPLVLGHEGAGIVEEVGAGVTRVRPGDHVLLSFASCGFCHSCRTAHPAYCEHFNPMNFGGARSDGTTTLSGPKGAVNSLFFGQSAFATHAIVPQSSLIRVDPDLPLDVLAPLGCGVQTGADAVLNSLQARPGDSIAVFGVGAVGMSAIMAARASGCSKIVAIDRVRQRLELALELGATHVVDAKETSDLIDEVRSISNSGVTHVVDSTGVGDVVAQALQCLSLRGTCALVGMYPPGHRLPIDTRFIVLNGINVKGIVEGDSQPSHFIPRLIELYQAGNFPLDRLITPFGFADVNAAMDASAACAVLKPVLWFN is encoded by the coding sequence ATGAAGATTCAAGCAGCTGTGTTGCGAGAGTCATCCAGGCCGCTGGTGATCGAGGAACTCGACCTTGACGAAGTGCGGTCAGACGAAGTTCGCGTCAAGATCGCGTTTTGCGGTGTCTGCCATACTGATGTGGCGTGCCGAGATGCGGTCATCCCGCTCAAGCTGCCGCTCGTATTGGGCCACGAGGGAGCCGGCATAGTGGAGGAAGTCGGGGCAGGCGTCACGCGCGTGAGGCCTGGCGATCACGTTTTGCTAAGCTTCGCTAGCTGCGGTTTCTGTCACTCCTGCCGTACGGCGCACCCGGCATATTGTGAGCATTTCAATCCGATGAATTTCGGTGGAGCGCGCTCAGACGGTACGACCACCCTGAGCGGTCCGAAAGGTGCCGTAAACAGCCTGTTCTTCGGCCAGTCTGCGTTTGCTACCCACGCCATCGTGCCGCAATCGAGCCTCATCCGAGTTGACCCGGACTTGCCCCTGGACGTGCTCGCCCCCTTGGGGTGTGGGGTGCAGACCGGCGCCGACGCGGTTCTGAATTCCTTGCAAGCGAGACCGGGCGACTCGATCGCCGTGTTCGGCGTTGGTGCAGTCGGAATGAGCGCCATAATGGCGGCCCGTGCCAGCGGCTGCTCGAAGATCGTGGCTATCGATCGTGTCCGCCAGCGCCTCGAATTGGCGTTGGAGCTGGGTGCCACCCATGTTGTTGATGCCAAGGAAACGTCCGACTTGATCGACGAAGTAAGATCAATCTCCAACTCCGGTGTGACGCACGTCGTCGACAGTACCGGCGTTGGAGACGTTGTCGCGCAGGCGCTTCAGTGCCTTTCGTTGCGCGGAACCTGCGCGCTGGTCGGGATGTATCCACCGGGCCATCGACTTCCGATTGATACCCGCTTCATCGTCTTGAACGGCATCAATGTGAAGGGCATCGTCGAGGGGGACAGTCAACCGTCGCACTTCATTCCGAGGCTCATCGAACTCTATCAGGCTGGAAATTTTCCGCTGGATAGGTTGATAACACCCTTCGGCTTTGCGGACGTCAACGCGGCGATGGATGCATCGGCCGCCTGCGCCGTACTGAAGCCGGTGCTATGGTTTAATTGA
- a CDS encoding cytochrome P450, whose translation MHISHNDVVDPALYADEARLHQMLSELRRRDPVRWTEPSNYQPFWALTKHADIMEVERQSSKFLVGPRNRLKTIEEEERVRGKTGGNALMRTLPTMDDPDHRKYRNVTRRWFQPGSLKALEPRLAALAKEYVDLIQESEGEIDFVKKVSVWFPLRVIMLILGMPEKDGEMMHRLTGQLFSPDDPDIARQTEGHAIAEAGAELFAYYKDLLEDRRKNPRDDLASEIANAKIDDAPIAVHEALSYCVSIMAAVHETTAGAIAGGIHALSANPEQFRLLRSSPDLVTRTVEEVLRYVSPVRTFIRVAVDDYELRGKKIEAGQSVVMIYPSANRDEEIFEDSQAFNIQRTNNEHIAFGFGPHVCIGLALARAWK comes from the coding sequence TTGCACATTTCACACAACGATGTCGTTGACCCTGCTCTTTATGCGGATGAAGCCAGATTGCATCAGATGCTGTCGGAGTTGCGCCGTAGGGACCCGGTACGTTGGACTGAGCCCTCGAATTACCAGCCGTTTTGGGCTCTAACCAAGCATGCCGACATCATGGAAGTGGAACGACAGAGTTCGAAATTCCTGGTCGGGCCACGCAATCGGCTTAAGACCATCGAAGAAGAGGAGCGCGTTCGGGGGAAGACTGGTGGCAATGCGTTGATGCGCACGCTGCCGACAATGGACGATCCGGATCACCGCAAATACCGCAACGTTACCCGTCGGTGGTTTCAGCCCGGCAGTCTTAAGGCGCTGGAGCCAAGGCTCGCGGCGTTGGCGAAGGAATACGTTGACCTGATCCAGGAATCCGAGGGGGAAATCGACTTCGTGAAGAAGGTAAGCGTCTGGTTTCCGTTAAGAGTGATCATGTTGATCCTCGGTATGCCGGAAAAGGACGGCGAAATGATGCATCGGTTGACCGGGCAGCTCTTCAGTCCTGACGATCCTGATATCGCGCGCCAGACCGAAGGACACGCGATCGCCGAGGCGGGGGCCGAGCTCTTCGCGTACTATAAGGACCTGTTGGAAGATCGAAGGAAGAACCCGCGGGACGATCTGGCTTCTGAAATCGCCAACGCGAAGATCGACGATGCTCCGATCGCTGTTCATGAGGCGCTGTCGTATTGCGTGTCGATCATGGCTGCTGTTCATGAGACAACGGCTGGCGCGATCGCTGGTGGCATTCACGCTCTTTCGGCGAATCCGGAGCAGTTCCGGCTCCTGCGCTCAAGTCCGGACCTCGTCACCAGGACCGTCGAAGAAGTGCTCAGGTACGTGTCCCCCGTTCGAACATTCATTCGTGTTGCCGTCGACGACTATGAGCTTCGCGGGAAGAAGATCGAGGCGGGCCAATCCGTCGTGATGATTTACCCGTCCGCCAACCGGGATGAGGAGATCTTTGAAGATTCCCAAGCGTTCAACATTCAACGGACAAACAATGAGCATATCGCCTTCGGATTCGGCCCGCACGTTTGTATCGGCTTGGCGCTGGCGCGCGCCTGGAAGTGA
- a CDS encoding 3-oxoacid CoA-transferase subunit B: MVKLTREQVAWRAAQDLLEGSFVNLGIGIPTLAANFVPKNREVIFHSENGILGLGPRPTPGMEDPNLIDAGKNLATLAVGGGYMHHADAFLMIRGGHLDVSLLGAFEVSEAGDLANWATDDPTFPPGVGGAMDLAVGAREVRVLMDHVGKNGEPRVRHRCTLPLTASGVVKRIYTNLAVIDVRPDGLLVREMVGGIGVAELQSLTEPKLRFATNLQILAAPLAA, from the coding sequence ATGGTGAAGCTGACGCGGGAACAGGTTGCCTGGCGCGCCGCGCAAGACCTGCTGGAAGGCAGCTTTGTCAACCTCGGAATTGGCATTCCGACCTTGGCAGCAAACTTTGTACCGAAAAATCGAGAAGTCATCTTTCACAGCGAGAACGGCATTCTGGGTCTCGGACCGCGACCGACACCCGGGATGGAGGATCCGAATCTGATTGATGCCGGCAAGAACCTTGCGACGCTGGCTGTCGGCGGTGGCTATATGCACCACGCCGATGCGTTCCTGATGATTCGTGGCGGACACCTCGACGTTAGCTTGCTGGGTGCCTTTGAGGTTTCAGAAGCCGGAGACCTCGCGAACTGGGCTACAGACGACCCGACGTTTCCACCCGGGGTTGGCGGGGCAATGGATCTGGCCGTTGGTGCGAGGGAGGTTCGCGTCCTCATGGACCACGTCGGCAAAAACGGTGAGCCGCGTGTTCGGCATCGGTGCACCTTGCCGCTTACGGCATCTGGTGTTGTCAAGCGAATCTACACAAATTTGGCCGTGATCGATGTTCGGCCGGACGGACTTTTGGTCAGAGAGATGGTCGGAGGGATAGGCGTCGCCGAGCTTCAGTCGTTGACGGAGCCGAAACTCCGGTTTGCCACCAACTTGCAGATCTTGGCTGCGCCGCTTGCCGCTTGA
- a CDS encoding 3-oxoacid CoA-transferase subunit A has product MNKQVKTCREAVAGINDGATVLVAGFGAVGVADHLLDALHDQGAKELTVVANNAGTGDYGLAKLIDSGRVRKVICSYPRSGDYRAFLAAYRSKSLELELVPQGTISERMRCAAAGLGGFFSPVSAGTKLAEGKETREIGGRLHVFEKPLKGDVALIKARAADRWGNLIYSKSARNFNPVMATAAELTVVEVDTMVELGEMDPEAIVTPSIFVDRVVVVGEGAW; this is encoded by the coding sequence ATCAACAAACAAGTGAAGACGTGCCGCGAAGCCGTAGCTGGGATCAACGACGGCGCTACAGTGCTGGTCGCTGGGTTTGGCGCGGTCGGTGTGGCCGATCACCTGTTGGATGCACTTCACGATCAGGGCGCCAAGGAGCTGACGGTCGTGGCCAACAATGCCGGCACCGGTGATTACGGACTGGCGAAGTTGATTGATTCCGGTCGTGTCCGAAAAGTGATCTGCTCATATCCTCGTTCTGGCGATTACCGCGCATTCCTTGCAGCATACAGGTCGAAGTCCCTGGAGCTTGAACTGGTGCCGCAGGGTACGATCAGCGAACGAATGCGATGCGCCGCTGCGGGTCTCGGCGGCTTTTTCTCGCCGGTCTCCGCAGGCACTAAACTCGCAGAAGGTAAAGAGACCCGTGAGATCGGCGGCCGGCTGCACGTTTTCGAGAAGCCGCTGAAGGGCGATGTCGCGTTGATCAAAGCTAGAGCGGCCGATCGCTGGGGCAATTTGATCTACTCAAAATCGGCCCGAAACTTCAATCCGGTCATGGCGACGGCCGCCGAGCTCACTGTAGTGGAGGTGGACACGATGGTTGAACTTGGCGAAATGGATCCGGAAGCGATCGTGACACCAAGCATATTCGTCGATCGGGTCGTCGTCGTTGGAGAGGGCGCATGGTGA
- a CDS encoding Zn-ribbon domain-containing OB-fold protein yields the protein MAGSTQSDVPPPNVDLDNEQFWAAANNGQLRIGQCAKCQKPFFYPRHFCPFCLSADVGWALASGKARIYSYTVMRRVGKPYVLAYVQLDEGPAMMTNIVECDFDSLRIGQVVEVVYVASTNGSLVPMFRPVDRHA from the coding sequence ATGGCCGGATCCACTCAAAGTGACGTGCCTCCGCCTAACGTTGATTTGGACAATGAGCAGTTTTGGGCTGCGGCGAACAACGGCCAACTCCGAATTGGCCAGTGCGCGAAGTGTCAGAAGCCATTCTTCTACCCGCGGCATTTCTGTCCGTTCTGCCTTTCTGCCGACGTCGGTTGGGCATTGGCTTCGGGCAAGGCACGGATCTATTCATATACCGTGATGCGAAGGGTCGGTAAGCCGTACGTGCTCGCTTACGTCCAGCTTGACGAAGGACCGGCGATGATGACGAACATTGTCGAGTGCGACTTCGACAGCCTGAGGATCGGACAGGTCGTCGAGGTTGTCTACGTCGCTTCAACGAACGGATCGCTCGTTCCCATGTTTAGACCGGTAGATAGGCATGCGTGA
- a CDS encoding thiolase domain-containing protein, translating to MSSSLSKAGAAYIAGAFEHPTRLATDRSIAQLHAEVARGALEDAGLGIADVDAFYTADAPGLGPIAIVEHLGIKPQIVDSTDVGGSSYLLHVNHAAQAIAAGKCSVALITLAGRPRAEGKTTVASRFAGPDVGFESPFRSSVVGMYAMAAARHMHEFGTTGEQLAWIKVAASVHAQHNPLALLRNVVTVEEVVNSPMVADPLHRLDCCVITDGGGALVVVSPEIAKSLSRPKVRVRGSGEFVKQIHGGYPDMTSSGAVVSGGQAFAEARVTPSDIKCACIYDSFTISVLIALEDLGFCEKGQGGQFVSDGNLISGIGRLPFNTDGGGLCNNHPSNRGGMTKVIEAVRQLRGEAHPRVQVPNCDIALAHGTGGWIASRHCSATLILERE from the coding sequence TTGTCGAGTAGTCTATCAAAGGCAGGCGCAGCATATATCGCCGGGGCATTCGAGCATCCGACGCGACTTGCAACCGATCGGAGCATTGCCCAGCTTCATGCCGAGGTTGCCAGGGGCGCGTTGGAAGACGCGGGCCTGGGTATCGCGGACGTTGATGCCTTCTATACGGCGGACGCCCCCGGTTTAGGACCCATCGCCATTGTCGAGCATCTTGGGATCAAGCCGCAAATCGTCGACTCGACCGATGTCGGAGGGTCGTCCTATTTGCTGCACGTGAATCACGCGGCTCAGGCGATAGCAGCGGGCAAGTGCTCGGTCGCGCTCATCACACTGGCGGGTCGACCCAGGGCCGAGGGAAAGACAACTGTTGCGTCCAGATTCGCAGGGCCCGACGTCGGTTTCGAGAGCCCTTTTCGATCATCGGTCGTTGGTATGTATGCGATGGCCGCTGCACGCCATATGCACGAATTTGGCACGACCGGCGAGCAACTCGCGTGGATCAAGGTCGCGGCTTCCGTCCATGCCCAACACAATCCGCTGGCGTTGCTCCGAAACGTCGTCACAGTGGAAGAAGTTGTCAATTCCCCGATGGTTGCCGATCCTTTGCACCGGCTGGACTGCTGCGTCATAACCGACGGCGGAGGCGCGCTCGTTGTTGTAAGCCCCGAAATCGCCAAATCGCTCTCTCGACCGAAGGTGAGGGTTCGTGGCTCTGGCGAGTTCGTGAAGCAAATTCACGGCGGATATCCAGACATGACGTCGTCAGGCGCGGTTGTCTCAGGCGGGCAGGCATTTGCCGAGGCTCGCGTGACGCCGAGCGATATCAAATGCGCGTGCATTTACGACAGCTTCACGATTTCGGTTTTGATCGCTCTTGAGGATTTGGGATTTTGCGAGAAAGGGCAGGGCGGTCAATTCGTCAGCGACGGCAATTTGATCTCCGGTATCGGTCGATTGCCGTTTAATACCGATGGAGGTGGTCTCTGCAACAACCATCCTTCGAACCGAGGCGGCATGACCAAGGTGATTGAAGCAGTTCGTCAGTTGCGCGGGGAAGCCCATCCGCGTGTCCAGGTTCCGAACTGCGATATCGCACTCGCTCATGGCACAGGCGGCTGGATCGCTTCGCGTCATTGCAGTGCTACGCTGATTCTGGAAAGAGAGTGA
- a CDS encoding ABC transporter substrate-binding protein — translation MLFLQIGEVVASDTKPVPGVSATEIKIGNLMPYSGSASGYSLLGKVEEAYFKKINDEGGINGRKIAFISYDDAFSPPKSVEQTRKLVESDEVFAIFSSPGTASNTATMKYLNQKKVPQIFVTSGAAKFGDPTKFPWTMGWIPHYQREGVIYGKHIISQNPNAKIAILYQNDDFGWDYLAGLKEGLGERAPEMLIAQASYETSEPTISSSVITLKASGADTLVVAAISKFATQAIRTVAELAWKPTTYVSNTAATIDTTLKPAGLGNAVGIMSAAYRKDPEDPAWAKDPGMLEFFAFMDRHYPSGAKNDIAALGYASAQSLVYLLRQCGDDLTRENFMKQAASLRNVEIGLLLPGITMNTSATDFVPIDQFQMMRFNGEHWVLFGPVVSP, via the coding sequence CTGCTATTCTTGCAAATTGGCGAAGTTGTCGCCAGCGACACAAAGCCGGTTCCAGGCGTGAGCGCCACGGAAATCAAGATCGGCAATCTGATGCCTTATAGCGGGTCGGCGTCCGGATATAGTCTCCTGGGAAAAGTAGAGGAGGCCTACTTCAAGAAGATCAACGACGAAGGCGGCATCAACGGCCGAAAGATAGCCTTCATTTCCTATGACGACGCCTTTAGCCCTCCCAAGTCCGTCGAACAAACGCGAAAACTCGTCGAAAGCGACGAGGTATTCGCGATTTTTAGTTCACCGGGAACGGCGTCGAATACCGCTACCATGAAGTATTTGAATCAGAAGAAGGTCCCGCAGATATTTGTGACCTCCGGAGCGGCCAAATTTGGTGATCCAACGAAGTTTCCATGGACGATGGGATGGATCCCTCACTACCAACGCGAAGGGGTGATTTACGGAAAGCACATCATCTCGCAGAACCCGAACGCCAAGATTGCGATTCTTTATCAGAATGACGATTTTGGTTGGGACTACCTGGCCGGTCTAAAAGAAGGACTTGGCGAGCGAGCTCCGGAAATGCTCATTGCCCAAGCGTCTTATGAGACTTCCGAGCCGACGATTTCGTCGTCGGTCATTACTCTAAAGGCGTCTGGAGCCGATACGCTCGTTGTGGCGGCCATTTCCAAGTTCGCAACTCAAGCTATCAGAACTGTTGCCGAGTTGGCGTGGAAGCCTACGACCTATGTCAGTAACACAGCCGCGACAATCGACACCACGCTGAAGCCTGCGGGCTTGGGGAATGCGGTCGGAATAATGTCGGCCGCCTACAGGAAAGATCCAGAGGATCCGGCTTGGGCCAAGGATCCGGGAATGTTGGAATTCTTCGCCTTCATGGACCGGCATTATCCATCTGGCGCCAAAAACGATATTGCTGCGCTCGGCTACGCTTCTGCGCAGAGCCTTGTGTATTTGCTTCGCCAATGCGGAGACGATTTGACTCGCGAAAACTTCATGAAGCAGGCGGCGAGTCTTCGCAATGTGGAAATCGGGCTGTTGCTTCCCGGTATTACGATGAACACGAGCGCTACCGATTTTGTTCCAATCGACCAATTCCAGATGATGCGGTTCAACGGAGAGCATTGGGTTCTGTTTGGGCCCGTCGTGAGCCCCTAA